A window of the Henckelia pumila isolate YLH828 chromosome 3, ASM3356847v2, whole genome shotgun sequence genome harbors these coding sequences:
- the LOC140887699 gene encoding transcription factor-like protein DPB, producing the protein MVNRSTNSNNSNPADGNRNQSTTSLGAGGGATRSWGTTVSGQSRTTSGSVGSPSSRSESAVATPVSESTCLRLNNLDIQGDDAGSQGTSGKGKKKRGQRAVGGDKSGRGLRQFSMKVCEKVESKGRTTYNEVADELVAEFADPSNCVTSPDQQQYDEKNIRRRVYDALNVLMAMDIISKDKKEIQWKGLPRTSLNDIKELKTESLGLRNRIENKAAYLEELEEQYVGLQNLIRRNEKLYSSGNTPSGGVALPFILVQTRPHATVEVEISEDMQLVHFDFNSTPFELHDDYYILKAMKFCEKPRDGGESSHVPSYQPQIPHPSTSNIPAIPPASPPVPGILKARVKHEH; encoded by the exons ATGGTGAATCGTAGCACCAACAGCAACAATAGTAATCCAGCCGACGGGAATAGGAACCAATCAACCACTTCTTTAGGTGCGGGTGGAGGAGCTACCAGGTCATGGGGAACCACTGTTTCTGGTCAATCTAGAACGACAAGCGGTAGTGTGGGTTCTCCCTCAAGCCGAAGTGAGTCTGCGGTGGCAACTCCAGTCAGTGAGAGCACTTGCCTTCGGTTGAACAATCTTGATATCCAAGGAGATGATGCTGGATCTCAGGGGACATCTGG CAAAGGGAAGAAGAAGAGGGGTCAACGTGCTGTTGGTGGCGATAAGAGTGGTCGAGGGCTTCGCCAGTTTAGCATGAAAG TGTGCGAGAAAGTGGAAAGCAAAGGGAGAACTACATATAATGAG GTTGCTGATGAACTTGTTGCTGAATTTGCTGATCCTAGCAATTGTGTAACATCTCCAGATCAG CAACAATATGATGAGAAAAACATACGTCGAAGGGTATATGATGCTTTAAATGTGTTAATGGCAATGGATATAATTTCTAAAGATAAAAAGGAAATTCAATGGAAGGGTCTACCTCGGACTAGTCTGAATGACATCAAAGAACTTAAG ACTGAAAGTCTTGGACTTAGAAACCGAATTGAAAATAAAGCAGCGTATTTGGAAGAGCTCGAGGAACAA TATGTCGGCCTTCAAAATCTGATACGGAGAAATGAAAAACTATATAGCTCAGGAAACACTCCTAGTGGCGGAGTGGCATTGCCTTTTATTTTGGTTCAG ACTCGTCCTCATGCCACAGTGGAGGTAGAAATATCAGAAGATATGCAGTTGGTGCATTTTGATTTTAATAG CACTCCTTTTGAGCTACATGATGATTATTACATTCTCAAAGCAATGAAATTTTGCGAAAAACCAAGAGATGGAGGGGAGAGCTCCCATGTGCCCAGTTACCAACCTCAAATCCCTCATCCTTCAACATCAAACATTCCGGCCATACCTCCTGCCTCGCCTCCCGTTCCTGGAATATTGAAGGCACGTGTTAAACATGAGCATTAG
- the LOC140891919 gene encoding nudix hydrolase 16, mitochondrial-like codes for MSELVARTGRHQQRYEDGYRLIAGCIPFKYINAENNGGDSSEMIVEVLMINSTSGPGLLFPKGGWENDETAEEAAVREAVEEAGVRGDLMHYLGCYSFKSKTLQDEYSPEGLCRASMYALYVEEELESWPEKSQRERSWLTIPEAVACCRHAWMREAVEEGFSKWFADGMVRTLPEKSNS; via the exons ATGTCTGAATTGGTGGCTCGAACTGGTCGACATCAGCAGCGTTACGAGGATGGTTACCGCCTCATTGCTGG GTGTATTCCATTCAAATACATAAATGCAGAAAACAATGGAGGTGATTCATCTGAGATGATAGTTGAAGTACTAATGATCAATTCTACTAGTGGACCTGGTCTTCTATTTCCCAAG GGTGGGTGGGAGAATGACGAAACAGCTGAGGAGGCAGCAGTCAGGGAAGCCGTAGAGGAGGCGGGAGTTCGAGGGGATTTAATG CATTATCTAGGATGCTACAGTTTCAAGAGTAAAACGCTGCAGGATGAATACAGTCCAGAAGGTTTGTGTAGAGCTTCCATGTATGCTTTGTATGTGGAGGAGGAACTCGAGTCCTGGCCAGAAAAAAGCCAGAGAGAAAGAAGTTGGCTAACCATTCCTGAAGCCGTTGCATGCTGCCGACATGCTTGGATGCGAGAGGCCGTAGAAGAAGGTTTCTCAAAGTGGTTTGCCGATGGCATGGTTAGAACATTGCCAGAAAAAAGTAATTCCTAA